A window from Mycolicibacterium tokaiense encodes these proteins:
- the pdxS gene encoding pyridoxal 5'-phosphate synthase lyase subunit PdxS, with translation MSAEANGAAHTNGSAGGGQTGTARVKRGMAEMLKGGVIMDVVTPEQARIAEGAGAVAVMALERVPADIRAQGGVSRMSDPDMIEGIISAVTIPVMAKARIGHFVEAQILQSLGVDYVDESEVLTPADYANHIDKWAFTVPFVCGATNLGEALRRITEGAAMIRSKGEAGTGDVSNATTHMRKIGGEIRRLTSLSTDELYVAAKELQAPYDLVVEVARAGKLPVTLFTAGGIATPADAAMMMQLGAEGVFVGSGIFKSGNPAERAAAIVKATTFYDDPDVLAKVSRGLGEAMVGINVDDIPVPHRLAERGW, from the coding sequence GTGTCCGCTGAAGCTAATGGGGCCGCACACACCAATGGCTCAGCCGGCGGCGGCCAGACCGGGACTGCCCGGGTCAAGCGCGGCATGGCAGAAATGCTCAAGGGTGGCGTCATCATGGATGTCGTCACCCCCGAACAGGCCCGCATCGCCGAGGGTGCCGGAGCTGTCGCGGTGATGGCGCTGGAGCGCGTCCCCGCTGACATCCGCGCCCAGGGTGGGGTGTCGCGGATGAGCGATCCGGACATGATCGAGGGCATCATCTCCGCGGTCACCATCCCGGTGATGGCCAAGGCCCGCATCGGCCACTTCGTCGAGGCGCAGATCCTGCAGAGCCTGGGTGTGGATTACGTCGACGAGTCCGAGGTGTTGACCCCGGCCGACTACGCCAACCACATCGACAAGTGGGCGTTCACCGTGCCCTTCGTCTGTGGTGCCACCAATCTGGGGGAGGCGCTGCGGCGGATCACCGAGGGTGCGGCGATGATCCGGTCCAAGGGTGAGGCCGGCACGGGCGATGTCTCCAATGCCACCACCCACATGCGCAAGATCGGCGGGGAGATCCGCCGGCTGACGTCGCTGTCGACCGATGAGCTGTACGTGGCGGCCAAGGAATTGCAGGCGCCCTATGACCTGGTGGTCGAGGTGGCCCGCGCCGGCAAGCTGCCGGTGACGTTGTTCACCGCCGGCGGGATCGCCACCCCGGCGGATGCGGCGATGATGATGCAGCTCGGCGCCGAGGGTGTGTTCGTGGGGTCGGGCATCTTCAAGTCCGGCAATCCGGCCGAGCGTGCGGCGGCGATCGTGAAGGCCACCACGTTCTACGACGATCCGGATGTGTTGGCCAAGGTGTCGCGCGGGCTGGGGGAGGCGATGGTCGGCATCAACGTCGACGACATCCCGGTGCCGCACCGTTTGGCCGAACGCGGCTGGTAA
- the tesB gene encoding acyl-CoA thioesterase II, giving the protein MAIEEILDLEQIEVNIYRGGVFSPESGFLQRTFGGHVAGQSLVSAVRTVDPKFQVHSLHGYFLRAGDARSPSVYAVERIRDGGSFCTRRVSAIQHGETIFTMSASFQTDQSGIEHQDAPPVTLPPDDIPDFKSASKVFDDASFRQFDEWDVRIIPRDSLNLVPGKASQQQVWFRHRDPLPDDPVLHICALAYMSDLTLLGSAQVTHPEEREHLMVASLDHAMWFMRPFRADEWLLYDQSSPSACGGRSLTQGKIFNRYGEMVAAVMQEGLTRYQRGYRE; this is encoded by the coding sequence TTGGCGATCGAGGAGATCCTCGACCTCGAGCAGATCGAGGTCAACATCTACCGCGGTGGTGTCTTCAGCCCCGAATCCGGTTTCCTGCAGCGCACTTTCGGCGGCCACGTCGCCGGCCAGTCGCTGGTTTCGGCGGTGCGTACCGTGGACCCGAAGTTCCAGGTGCATTCGCTGCACGGGTACTTCCTGCGGGCCGGGGACGCGCGGTCGCCGTCGGTGTACGCGGTGGAGCGCATTCGCGATGGCGGGTCCTTCTGCACGCGGCGGGTCAGCGCCATCCAGCACGGTGAGACCATCTTCACCATGTCGGCGTCGTTCCAGACCGACCAGAGCGGAATCGAGCACCAGGACGCGCCCCCGGTCACCCTGCCGCCGGACGACATCCCCGACTTCAAGTCGGCCAGCAAGGTGTTCGACGACGCCAGCTTCCGCCAGTTCGACGAATGGGATGTCCGGATCATTCCGCGGGACTCGCTGAACCTGGTGCCGGGCAAGGCTTCTCAGCAGCAGGTCTGGTTCCGGCATCGCGATCCGCTGCCTGATGATCCCGTGCTGCACATCTGCGCGCTGGCCTACATGAGCGATCTGACCTTGCTGGGCTCGGCGCAGGTGACCCACCCCGAGGAGCGTGAGCACCTGATGGTGGCCTCGCTGGATCACGCCATGTGGTTCATGCGGCCGTTCCGGGCCGATGAGTGGTTGCTGTATGACCAGTCGTCGCCGTCGGCCTGCGGGGGCCGGTCACTGACCCAGGGCAAGATCTTCAACCGCTACGGCGAGATGGTGGCCGCGGTGATGCAGGAGGGTCTGACCCGATACCAGCGCGGCTACCGAGAGTGA
- the pdxT gene encoding pyridoxal 5'-phosphate synthase glutaminase subunit PdxT: MNAPRIGVLALQGDTREHLAALREAGAEAYTVRRRSELDSADGLVIPGGESTAMTHLLRSFELLEPLRSRLAEGMPAYGSCAGMILLASEILDAGVAGREALPLAGIDMTVRRNAFGRQVDSFEEQVEFTGVDSPVHAVFIRAPWVERVGDDVEVLARAGEHIVAVRQGKSLATSFHPEMTGDRRVHKLFVEGISARR, encoded by the coding sequence GTGAACGCGCCGCGGATCGGGGTGCTCGCCCTGCAGGGTGACACCCGTGAGCACCTGGCTGCGCTGCGTGAGGCGGGCGCGGAGGCGTACACGGTGCGCCGCCGCTCGGAGTTGGACAGCGCCGACGGGCTGGTGATCCCGGGCGGCGAATCCACCGCGATGACCCATCTGCTGCGCTCGTTCGAGCTGCTGGAGCCGCTGCGGTCGCGGTTGGCCGAGGGTATGCCGGCCTACGGTTCGTGTGCCGGGATGATCCTGCTGGCCTCGGAGATCCTCGACGCGGGGGTGGCCGGCCGTGAGGCGCTGCCGCTGGCGGGTATCGACATGACCGTGCGCCGCAACGCCTTCGGCCGTCAGGTGGATTCGTTCGAAGAGCAGGTGGAGTTCACCGGCGTCGACTCTCCGGTGCACGCGGTGTTCATCCGCGCGCCGTGGGTCGAGCGGGTGGGCGACGACGTCGAGGTGCTCGCCCGCGCCGGGGAACACATCGTCGCCGTGCGCCAGGGCAAGTCGTTGGCCACGTCCTTCCACCCGGAGATGACCGGCGATCGCCGCGTGCACAAACTGTTCGTCGAGGGGATTTCGGCGCGCCGGTAA
- a CDS encoding CocE/NonD family hydrolase has translation MSHGQRRLNGPQTSGRDYRNLSRPRFGISHTINQPVPMRDGVDLLADVHHPDAAGRYPALIAASPYPRQMQDLGAPAGFIEAGATDFWVSRGYVHVIANLRGTGGSGGEFGFFDSQERRDMYDLVEWAAAQPWCDGNVGMIGISYFAMTQLEAAVQRPPHLKAIFPVAVTADLYEAASHHGLASSAFITPFLSMMGLTSDRSDAFWRRNPAITAARTILNIPRIHQKFATMNGEAAVTMMRGLLKLPHSPHPWDDLWLDAMVRHPLRDPWWEDRNLLPLLANVDIPVYLGCDWENVPLHLPSTFTAWKALAHNPNVRMAMLGKFGLTWPWESLHHEALAWYDHWLKGIDTGIMDGPPVRYMLPGAEGWRESGTWPPPADHRAFALRADGSLAVDKGEPGTREYLTLGAGLNRAKAGPTDPPSTLTWTSAPLADNLNVVGPIELALVASATALDTAWMVTLADVDPDGSVTEVTAGWLRASLRTVDEQASAPGAPALPCTQAVAVPVGEPVRYRIPLVANARRFQPGHRIRITLASDDQDPAVPAIMNFRHASVGTSSINTVFSSSRLLLPVISARS, from the coding sequence ATGTCGCACGGACAGCGCCGGCTCAACGGCCCCCAGACCTCGGGGCGGGACTACCGCAACCTCAGCCGGCCCCGGTTCGGAATCAGCCACACCATCAACCAACCGGTGCCGATGCGGGACGGGGTCGACCTGCTGGCCGATGTGCACCACCCGGATGCGGCGGGCAGGTACCCCGCGCTGATCGCCGCCTCGCCCTACCCCCGGCAGATGCAGGATCTCGGCGCGCCCGCGGGTTTCATCGAGGCCGGCGCGACGGACTTCTGGGTGTCCCGCGGCTACGTGCACGTGATCGCCAACCTGCGCGGAACGGGCGGATCGGGCGGCGAGTTCGGGTTCTTCGACTCCCAGGAACGCCGCGACATGTACGACCTGGTGGAGTGGGCCGCCGCGCAGCCGTGGTGCGACGGCAACGTCGGCATGATCGGCATCAGCTACTTCGCCATGACCCAATTGGAGGCCGCCGTGCAGCGGCCCCCGCATCTGAAGGCGATCTTCCCGGTCGCGGTGACGGCCGACCTGTACGAGGCCGCCTCCCATCACGGGTTGGCCAGTTCGGCGTTCATCACCCCGTTCCTCTCGATGATGGGGTTGACGTCCGACCGCAGCGACGCGTTCTGGCGCCGCAATCCGGCGATCACCGCCGCCCGCACGATCCTCAACATTCCCCGGATCCACCAGAAGTTCGCCACCATGAACGGCGAAGCCGCTGTCACCATGATGCGCGGGCTGCTCAAGCTTCCCCACAGCCCGCACCCGTGGGACGACCTGTGGCTCGACGCCATGGTCCGGCATCCGCTGCGCGACCCGTGGTGGGAGGACCGCAATCTGCTGCCACTCCTGGCGAACGTGGACATCCCGGTGTACCTGGGTTGCGACTGGGAGAACGTGCCCCTGCATCTGCCGTCGACGTTCACGGCCTGGAAGGCATTGGCGCACAACCCGAATGTACGGATGGCGATGCTCGGGAAGTTCGGCTTGACCTGGCCGTGGGAGAGCCTGCACCACGAGGCGCTGGCCTGGTATGACCATTGGCTCAAGGGAATCGACACCGGCATCATGGACGGGCCGCCCGTGCGGTACATGCTGCCCGGCGCCGAAGGCTGGCGTGAATCCGGGACCTGGCCGCCTCCGGCGGATCACCGCGCGTTCGCGTTGCGGGCGGACGGCTCGCTGGCCGTCGACAAGGGTGAGCCCGGTACGCGGGAGTACCTCACGCTGGGTGCCGGACTCAACCGCGCCAAGGCCGGTCCCACCGACCCGCCGTCGACGCTGACATGGACCTCGGCCCCGCTGGCGGACAACCTGAATGTGGTGGGACCCATCGAGCTGGCGTTGGTGGCCTCGGCGACCGCCCTGGACACCGCCTGGATGGTGACACTGGCCGACGTCGACCCGGACGGGTCGGTGACCGAGGTGACGGCCGGATGGCTGCGGGCGAGCCTGCGCACGGTCGACGAGCAGGCCAGCGCGCCCGGAGCACCGGCGCTGCCGTGCACCCAGGCCGTCGCCGTGCCCGTCGGCGAGCCCGTGCGCTACCGAATCCCGTTGGTGGCCAACGCCCGTCGCTTCCAGCCGGGGCACCGCATCCGGATCACCCTGGCCAGTGACGACCAGGACCCGGCCGTGCCGGCCATCATGAATTTCCGGCACGCCAGCGTCGGCACCAGCAGCATCAACACCGTGTTCTCGTCCTCGCGCCTTCTCCTGCCAGTGATTTCGGCGCGCTCGTAA
- a CDS encoding YebC/PmpR family DNA-binding transcriptional regulator codes for MSGHSKWATTKHKKAIIDARRGKNFAKLIKNIEVAARTGGGDPGGNPTLYDAIQKAKKSSVPNDNIERARKRGAGEEAGGADWQTITYEGYGPNGVAILVECLTDNKNRAAGEVRVAMTRNGGNMADPGSVSYLFSRKGVVTLEKNGLTEDDVLAAVLEAGAEEINDQGEMFEIISEPTDLVAVRTALQDAGIDYDSAEASFQPSVSVPVDLEGARKVFKLVDALEDSDDVQDVWTNVDIPDDVAAQLDED; via the coding sequence ATGAGCGGCCATTCCAAGTGGGCGACCACGAAGCACAAGAAGGCGATCATCGATGCCCGCCGCGGCAAGAACTTCGCCAAGCTGATCAAGAACATCGAGGTGGCAGCCCGAACCGGCGGCGGTGACCCCGGCGGCAACCCCACCCTGTACGACGCCATCCAGAAGGCGAAGAAGAGTTCGGTGCCCAACGACAACATCGAGCGCGCGCGCAAGCGCGGCGCCGGTGAAGAGGCCGGCGGCGCCGACTGGCAGACCATCACCTACGAGGGGTACGGCCCCAACGGCGTTGCCATCCTGGTCGAGTGCCTGACCGACAACAAGAACCGCGCCGCGGGCGAGGTCAGGGTCGCGATGACCCGCAACGGCGGCAACATGGCCGATCCGGGTTCGGTGTCCTACCTGTTCTCCCGCAAGGGCGTGGTGACGCTGGAGAAGAACGGGCTGACCGAGGACGACGTGCTGGCCGCGGTTCTGGAGGCCGGCGCCGAGGAGATCAACGATCAGGGCGAGATGTTCGAGATCATCTCCGAGCCCACCGATCTGGTGGCGGTGCGCACGGCGTTGCAGGACGCGGGTATCGACTACGACTCCGCCGAGGCCAGCTTCCAGCCGTCGGTCTCCGTGCCGGTGGATCTCGAGGGCGCCCGCAAGGTGTTCAAGCTGGTCGACGCGCTCGAGGACAGCGACGACGTGCAGGACGTCTGGACCAACGTCGACATCCCGGACGACGTGGCGGCTCAGCTCGACGAAGACTGA
- a CDS encoding alpha/beta fold hydrolase, translated as MDTVDAAAGPVQFREAGDPAGPPVVLLHGLLMNDAQWDLALPLLPNGFRYLLPTLPLGGHRVPMRPDADLTMPAMVAVVADFLDALELRDVTLVVSDWGGALFLTDIGRDKRVGKLVICPSEAFENFPPGLPGKLAWLASRTPGTVRLAMTQMRIGWLRRRWFMLGLMSRKPVPQPVADAWLTAGIADVRIRRDLVKYCRTRFDKADLVRATESLAAFAGDVLVLWTRNPVMPERHAHRLAQLTGARLEWIDDAGVLVMLDQPQQTAAAITSFLDQSSSS; from the coding sequence ATGGACACGGTGGATGCCGCCGCGGGTCCGGTGCAGTTCCGCGAGGCGGGCGATCCGGCCGGGCCGCCGGTGGTGCTCCTGCACGGGCTGCTGATGAACGACGCCCAGTGGGACCTCGCACTGCCTCTGCTACCCAACGGCTTTCGCTACCTGCTGCCGACATTGCCGCTGGGTGGACACCGCGTGCCCATGCGCCCGGACGCAGATCTGACCATGCCGGCCATGGTGGCCGTCGTCGCCGACTTCCTCGACGCGCTGGAGTTGCGGGACGTGACGCTGGTGGTCAGCGACTGGGGCGGCGCGCTGTTCCTGACCGACATCGGCCGCGACAAGCGGGTCGGCAAGCTGGTGATCTGCCCGTCAGAAGCGTTCGAGAACTTCCCGCCCGGGCTGCCCGGAAAGCTGGCCTGGCTGGCCAGCCGGACACCGGGCACGGTGCGGTTGGCCATGACGCAGATGCGCATCGGCTGGCTGCGCCGGCGGTGGTTCATGCTCGGGCTGATGTCGAGAAAGCCTGTGCCGCAACCTGTTGCCGACGCCTGGTTGACAGCGGGGATCGCCGACGTGCGGATCCGCCGCGATCTGGTGAAGTACTGCCGCACCCGCTTCGACAAGGCCGACCTGGTGCGCGCCACCGAGTCGCTGGCCGCTTTCGCCGGCGACGTACTGGTGTTGTGGACACGCAACCCGGTGATGCCCGAGCGTCACGCCCACCGGCTGGCGCAGCTCACCGGGGCCCGGCTGGAGTGGATCGACGACGCAGGCGTGCTGGTGATGCTGGATCAGCCGCAGCAGACCGCCGCGGCGATCACGAGCTTCCTCGATCAGTCTTCGTCGAGCTGA
- a CDS encoding TetR/AcrR family transcriptional regulator — protein MARSTREAILTAAAELMRRKGYGAVGMKDIVTASGAPVGSLYHHFPGGKLQIAREALINAGRAYGLLIPTLMGPHTDLGAAIEDAFAQAAADMAGTGFANMCPVAGVAAETADTEEELREAAAAVFTGWLDGGSAYFVARGLDSDTAREVTVALVAALEGAFILARTMRSTEPLILAGHALAPRYRGVAMSAFAPASTGG, from the coding sequence ATGGCAAGGTCCACCCGCGAGGCGATCCTGACCGCCGCGGCCGAACTGATGCGTCGCAAGGGCTACGGCGCTGTCGGCATGAAGGACATCGTGACCGCCAGCGGTGCGCCCGTCGGCTCCCTGTATCACCACTTCCCGGGCGGGAAGCTGCAGATCGCGCGGGAGGCGCTGATCAATGCCGGGCGGGCCTACGGGCTGTTGATCCCCACTCTGATGGGTCCGCACACCGATCTCGGCGCGGCCATCGAGGATGCCTTCGCCCAAGCCGCGGCCGACATGGCCGGCACCGGCTTCGCCAACATGTGCCCGGTGGCCGGCGTCGCCGCCGAGACTGCCGACACCGAGGAGGAACTGCGCGAGGCCGCTGCGGCGGTGTTCACCGGCTGGCTGGACGGCGGAAGTGCGTATTTTGTTGCGCGGGGTCTGGATTCGGACACCGCCCGCGAGGTCACCGTCGCCCTGGTGGCGGCGCTGGAGGGTGCGTTCATCCTGGCGCGCACGATGCGCAGCACCGAACCGCTGATCCTGGCCGGCCACGCGTTGGCGCCGCGGTACCGCGGGGTGGCGATGTCGGCGTTTGCCCCGGCGTCGACGGGCGGTTGA
- the ruvC gene encoding crossover junction endodeoxyribonuclease RuvC — translation MRVMGVDPGLTRCGLSMIEGGTGRQVTALDVDVVRTPSDAPLHRRLLTISDTVEYWMDTHKPDVVAVERVFSQQNVSTVMGTAQAGGVVALAAAKRDIDVHFHTPSEVKAAVTGNGRADKAQVTEMVTRILALQQKPTPADAADALALAICHCWRAPMIARMAQAEAMAAEQKKRYQAKLKAAR, via the coding sequence TTGCGCGTCATGGGCGTCGACCCGGGGCTGACCCGCTGCGGTCTCTCGATGATCGAGGGCGGAACCGGGCGTCAGGTCACTGCCCTGGACGTCGACGTGGTGCGCACGCCCTCCGATGCGCCGCTGCACCGCCGGCTGCTCACCATCAGCGACACGGTCGAATACTGGATGGACACCCACAAGCCTGACGTGGTGGCCGTCGAGCGGGTGTTCTCCCAGCAGAACGTCTCCACGGTGATGGGCACCGCCCAGGCCGGCGGGGTGGTGGCCCTGGCTGCTGCCAAGCGGGACATCGACGTGCACTTCCACACTCCCAGTGAGGTCAAGGCCGCCGTCACCGGGAACGGCCGGGCGGACAAGGCCCAGGTCACCGAGATGGTCACCCGAATTCTGGCTCTACAGCAGAAGCCGACCCCGGCGGACGCCGCCGACGCTCTGGCGCTGGCGATCTGTCACTGCTGGCGCGCGCCGATGATCGCTCGGATGGCCCAGGCCGAGGCCATGGCGGCCGAGCAGAAGAAGCGTTACCAGGCCAAGCTGAAGGCGGCCCGGTGA
- the ruvA gene encoding Holliday junction branch migration protein RuvA: MIASVRGEVVDIALDHAVVDCAGVGYKVMCTPSTLAGLRRGAETRLIVAMIVREDSMTLYGFADADARDLFTTLLGVSGVGPKIALATLAVYDAQALRQALADGDVTALTRVPGIGKRSAERLVLELRDKIGAVAGSAGPTAASGHAVRTPVVEALVGLGFPQKQSEEATEKVLAAEPDASTSAVLRSALNLLGKKT; this comes from the coding sequence GTGATCGCCTCGGTGCGGGGTGAGGTGGTCGACATCGCCCTGGACCACGCCGTCGTCGACTGTGCCGGGGTCGGCTACAAGGTGATGTGCACGCCGTCGACGTTGGCCGGGCTGCGCCGCGGTGCCGAGACGCGGCTGATCGTGGCGATGATCGTCCGCGAGGACTCCATGACGCTCTACGGGTTCGCCGACGCTGACGCGCGCGACCTGTTCACCACCCTGCTCGGGGTTTCCGGTGTGGGGCCCAAGATCGCGCTGGCCACCCTGGCCGTTTATGACGCCCAGGCGTTGCGGCAGGCGCTGGCCGACGGCGATGTCACCGCCCTGACCCGGGTGCCGGGCATCGGCAAGCGCAGCGCCGAGCGGCTGGTGCTGGAACTGCGCGACAAGATCGGTGCGGTGGCCGGATCTGCGGGTCCGACGGCGGCAAGTGGGCACGCGGTGCGCACGCCCGTGGTGGAAGCGCTTGTCGGCCTGGGCTTTCCGCAGAAGCAGTCCGAAGAAGCCACCGAAAAGGTGCTGGCGGCAGAACCTGATGCCAGCACGTCGGCGGTGTTGCGGTCGGCGTTGAACCTGTTGGGCAAGAAGACATGA
- the ruvB gene encoding Holliday junction branch migration DNA helicase RuvB, which translates to MSRFEDDPDVEREVSGALTVGEGDIDASLRPKSLEEFIGQPRVREQLQLVIEGAKNRGGTPDHILLSGPPGLGKTSLAMIIAAELGSSLRLTSGPALERAGDLAAMLSNLVEGDVLFIDEIHRIARPAEEMLYLAMEDFRVDVVVGKGPGATSIPLEVAPFTLVGATTRSGALTGPLRDRFGFTAHMDFYEPAELERVLARSARILGIELGADAGTEVARRSRGTPRIANRLLRRVRDFAEVRADGVLTRDVAKAALAVYDVDELGLDRLDRAVLTALTKSFGGGPVGVSTLAVAVGEESTTVEEVCEPFLVRAGMLARTPRGRVATALAWTHLGMKPPAGAAGSGQAVLFD; encoded by the coding sequence ATGAGCCGCTTCGAGGACGACCCGGACGTCGAACGGGAGGTGTCGGGTGCGCTGACCGTCGGCGAGGGCGACATCGATGCCAGCCTGCGGCCCAAGTCGCTGGAGGAGTTCATCGGCCAACCCCGGGTCCGCGAGCAGCTGCAGCTGGTGATCGAAGGCGCCAAGAACCGCGGGGGCACACCGGATCACATCCTGCTCTCCGGCCCGCCGGGGCTGGGCAAGACCTCGCTGGCGATGATCATCGCGGCCGAACTGGGTTCCTCACTGCGCCTCACCTCCGGTCCCGCCCTGGAGCGGGCCGGGGACCTGGCCGCCATGCTCAGCAACCTCGTCGAAGGCGACGTGCTGTTCATCGACGAGATCCACCGCATCGCCCGGCCCGCCGAGGAGATGCTCTACCTCGCCATGGAGGACTTCCGGGTCGACGTGGTGGTCGGCAAAGGCCCCGGCGCGACGTCGATTCCGCTGGAGGTGGCGCCGTTCACCCTGGTGGGGGCCACCACCCGCTCCGGCGCACTGACCGGTCCGCTGCGCGACCGGTTCGGGTTCACCGCCCATATGGACTTCTACGAACCCGCTGAACTCGAACGGGTGCTGGCGCGCTCTGCGCGCATCTTGGGCATCGAGCTCGGCGCCGATGCCGGCACCGAGGTGGCCCGCCGCTCCCGCGGCACCCCCCGCATCGCCAACCGGCTGTTGCGCCGGGTCCGCGACTTCGCCGAGGTGCGGGCCGACGGTGTGCTAACCCGTGACGTGGCCAAGGCCGCGCTGGCGGTCTACGACGTCGACGAACTGGGGCTCGACCGCCTGGACCGCGCCGTGCTGACGGCACTGACCAAGAGCTTCGGCGGCGGCCCCGTCGGGGTGTCCACCTTGGCCGTTGCGGTCGGGGAGGAGTCGACCACCGTCGAGGAGGTCTGCGAACCGTTCCTGGTGCGCGCGGGCATGCTCGCCCGAACCCCGCGGGGCCGGGTGGCCACCGCCCTGGCCTGGACGCACCTGGGGATGAAGCCCCCCGCCGGTGCCGCCGGTTCCGGGCAGGCCGTGCTGTTCGACTGA
- a CDS encoding DUF1304 domain-containing protein — MTTAALIFAALAALLHVYIWVMEAFTWTTPRTRAAFGTTAEEAETTRLMALNQGFYNLFLAVVTAVGIVAIALGHSAVGAALVYAGAGSMLAAAVVLVASAPDKVRAAVMQGTLPAIAVVLLAVS, encoded by the coding sequence ATGACTACCGCAGCTTTGATCTTCGCGGCGCTGGCCGCGCTCCTGCATGTCTACATCTGGGTGATGGAAGCGTTCACCTGGACCACCCCGCGCACCCGGGCCGCTTTCGGTACCACCGCCGAGGAAGCCGAGACCACGCGGCTGATGGCATTGAACCAGGGCTTCTACAACCTGTTCCTGGCGGTGGTCACCGCGGTGGGCATCGTGGCAATCGCCTTGGGACACAGCGCCGTCGGGGCAGCGCTGGTGTACGCGGGTGCGGGGTCCATGCTGGCCGCGGCCGTGGTGCTGGTGGCCTCGGCGCCCGACAAGGTGCGCGCTGCGGTCATGCAGGGCACCTTGCCGGCGATCGCCGTGGTGTTACTGGCCGTGTCTTAG